One Malaclemys terrapin pileata isolate rMalTer1 chromosome 9, rMalTer1.hap1, whole genome shotgun sequence DNA window includes the following coding sequences:
- the DUSP28 gene encoding dual specificity phosphatase 28: MLQLCKITDSLLISNSRAACNKELLTQEGVTFCINVSRQQPFPGLHHVRSLRVPVFDDPLEDLYKYFEQCNNAIEDTEQSGGKCLVYCKNGRSRSAAICTAYLMKHQNLTLKDAFETVKTARPGVEPNAGFWTQLQRYEEHLQTQHQLGHSSEKMISSK, encoded by the exons ATGTTACAGCTCTGTAAGATCACGGACTCTTTGCTAATCAGTAATTCTAGAGCAGCTTGCAACAAAGAACTCCTCACTCAAGAGGGAGTTACATTCTGTATTAATGTCTCCAGGCAGCAGCCATTCCCAGGTCTTCACCACGTCCGAAGCCTGCGCGTTCCTGTTTTTGATGATCCTTTGGAGGACTTGTATAAGTATTTTGAACAGTGCAACAATGCCATAGAGGACACAGAACAAAGTGGTGGAAAATGCTTAGTTTACTGTAAAAATGGCCGCAGTAGATCTGCAGCGATCTGCACTGCCTATCTGATGAAACACCAAAATCTCACTCTCAAGGATGCCTTTGAG ACTGTGAAGACTGCCAGACCAGGAGTAGAGCCCAATGCAGGATTCTGGACTCAGCTGCAGAGATATGAAGAACATTTACAGACGCAGCATCAGTTGGGTCATTCTTCTGAAAAAATGATTTCTTCCAAATAA